One region of Catenuloplanes indicus genomic DNA includes:
- a CDS encoding STAS domain-containing protein has translation MTGTRILVHEPARMVAIGEFDRDNRHRIVVAVQHAIADGHPNITIDFAGVTLIDAGTIRALLACRTLALAHGGDLRILRANGVVEFALEVTGATALLG, from the coding sequence GTGACCGGAACACGCATCCTCGTGCACGAACCCGCCCGGATGGTCGCGATCGGCGAGTTCGACCGCGACAACCGGCACCGCATCGTCGTCGCCGTGCAGCACGCGATCGCCGACGGGCACCCGAACATCACGATCGACTTCGCCGGCGTCACGCTGATCGACGCCGGCACGATCCGGGCGCTGCTGGCCTGCCGCACGCTGGCGCTTGCGCACGGTGGCGACCTGCGCATCCTCCGCGCGAACGGGGTGGTGGAGTTCGCACTGGAGGTGACCGGCGCCACCGCCCTGCTCGGCTAG
- the purE gene encoding 5-(carboxyamino)imidazole ribonucleotide mutase, which translates to MTVQVGVIMGSDSDWPTMKAAAEALDEFGVAHEVRVISAHRTPQGMLDYATGAAGRGLKVIIAGAGGAAHLPGMVASATPLPVIGVPVPLKYLDGMDSLMSIVQMPAGIPVATVSIAGARNAGLLAVRILAATDPALQAKVTEFQAALTEMVAEKDAKLRASLG; encoded by the coding sequence GTGACCGTGCAGGTCGGTGTGATCATGGGTTCGGACTCGGACTGGCCGACCATGAAGGCGGCGGCCGAGGCGCTGGACGAGTTCGGTGTCGCGCACGAGGTCCGGGTGATCTCCGCGCACCGCACGCCGCAGGGCATGCTCGACTACGCCACCGGCGCGGCCGGTCGCGGCCTCAAGGTGATCATCGCGGGTGCGGGCGGCGCCGCCCACCTGCCCGGCATGGTCGCGTCCGCGACGCCGCTGCCGGTGATCGGGGTGCCGGTGCCGCTGAAGTACCTGGACGGCATGGACTCGCTGATGTCGATCGTGCAGATGCCGGCCGGCATCCCGGTCGCCACCGTGTCGATCGCCGGCGCGCGCAACGCCGGCCTGCTCGCGGTGCGCATCCTGGCCGCCACCGACCCGGCGCTGCAGGCGAAGGTGACGGAGTTCCAGGCCGCGCTGACCGAGATGGTGGCGGAGAAGGACGCGAAGCTGCGCGCGTCGCTGGGCTAG